In Brassica rapa cultivar Chiifu-401-42 chromosome A06, CAAS_Brap_v3.01, whole genome shotgun sequence, a single window of DNA contains:
- the LOC103873526 gene encoding probable xyloglucan endotransglucosylase/hydrolase protein 11 has protein sequence MKMSGSDEKILLLIGMVVLTVAVRAIDEDPTGFVTWGHNYYKTWGQPALVINETSELHLTLDHKSGSGFESNSIYGSGSFNMRIKAPQTKSTRVVTSFYLMSKSSRNDQLCFQIFGNGPAYLLNTNIFINGEGDKDQRFHLWFDPTKNYHSYRFLWNQHQLVFYVDDTPIRVYRKNPGISYPSVQTMFMHGSVKNGSIVDPKEMPYTAEFQASTIDGCVTDFFGIQKCFGPEFWWNRKENWQLSSRERKLYMNARKVYMDYDYCSDRKLYPEVPKECKSQLAKI, from the exons ATGAAGATGAGTGGATCTGATGAAAAGATTCTTCTACTGATAGGTATGGTGGTTTTAACAGTCGCAGTGAGGGCTATAGATGAAGACCCTACCGGGTTCGTGACATGGGGACATAATTACTACAAAACATGGGGACAACCAGCTTTGGTTATTAACGAAACCTCTGAGCTCCACCTCACCCTCGATCATAAATCTG GGTCGGGGTTTGAATCAAACTCGATATACGGATCAGGATCTTTCAATATGAGAATCAAGGCACCCCAAACCAAGTCTACGAGAGTCGTTACTTCCTTCTAT CTAATGTCCAAATCAAGCCGCAATGACCAGCTATGTTTCCAGATTTTTGGAAATGGGCCAGCTTATTTGctgaatacaaatatatttataaacggTGAAGGAGATAAAGATCAGAGGTTTCATCTTTGGTTTGATCCAACAAAAAATTACCATTCATATAGGTTTCTTTGGAACCAACATCAACTTGT GTTCTATGTAGATGATACACCGATCCGAGTGTACAGGAAGAATCCAGGCATTTCGTACCCATCTGTGCAAACGATGTTTATGCATGGGAGTGTGAAAAACGGATCGATAGTTGACCCCAAGGAGATGCCTTACACTGCTGAGTTCCAGGCATCAACTATTGATGGGTGTGTAACTGATTTTTTTGGTATACAAAAATGCTTTGGTCCTGAATTTTGGTGGAATCGCAAAGAAAATTGGCAGCTGAGctctagagagagaaaactgTATATGAATGCAAGGAAAGTGTACATGGACTATGACTATTGCTCTGACAGAAAGCTATATCCAGAGGTGCCTAAAGAATGTAAGTCACAATTAGCGAAAATTTAA
- the LOC103873687 gene encoding uncharacterized protein LOC103873687 has protein sequence MDSQEEVEWCDKEKTNGNDVRFSLVDFVKEGQHFISKTLLKAAFEICAMKHNFDYKLVKSDKNCGTFVAQMMIAAGVFVQRGYLVHLILSSKSMYLIIHVLHPKGSVRTASAKTIGTLVMHMYETAKEGPRSNDIVQYMRSEHGLEISYSLAWDAREYAINKVKGLPEEGYEKIPKYLHMMREANPGSHTSCERDSEGRFRFLFISFGQSLRGFYVAIRKVIVVDGTFLKSKYKGVLLVATALDGNSNLYPIAFGVVDSENDLAWNWFMRQLNAVIADEHSLAFVSDRNSSIAKAIANVYPQAHHGICIHHLLNNVVTYFSGKGVAGLVAKASKAYRAADFRKLFTAIYSISPEIGNYLIEADVRKWARCQFTGYRYDINTTNPAESINSALRTPREFPVIPLMDSIREMMTRWFFQRRTLSSKHSKPLTIAVEKKIDKRIEKGKKFKVFPINDDRFLVQGDTFDCMVDLVRRTCSCGKFDLMKIPCRHAIKAGFSVGIQAHTLTYDIYTTASWRTAYEESINPIGVPEHAWTVPSHVEQTKVLPPESIRAAGRRKKRRYETAEDKIRSSQGNQGSKGRKCSRCGIREHDRRTCDRAI, from the coding sequence ATGGATTCACAAGAAGAGGTTGAATGGTGTGACAAAGAGAAGACCAATGGAAATGATGTGCGATTTTCTTTGGTGGATTTTGTGAAGGAGGGTCaacattttatttcaaaaacgcTTTTGAAGGCAGCATTCGAAATATGTGCAATGAAACATAATTTCGACTATAAGCTTGTCAAGTCGGATAAAAATTGTGGTACATTCGTTGCGCAGATGATGATTGCAGCTGGCGTGTTCGTGCAGAGGGGTTACCTGGTTCatcttattttatcatcaaaaaGTATGTACCTCATCATTCATGTGCTGCATCCAAAAGGATCTGTTCGGACAGCTTCAGCAAAAACAATTGGTACTCTGGTTATGCATATGTATGAAACTGCTAAAGAAGGACCGAGATCTAATGATATAGTCCAGTATATGCGTTCAGAACATGGACTTGAGATATCCTATTCTTTGGCATGGGATGCACGTGAGTATGCAATCAACAAAGTGAAAGGCCTTCCAGAGGAAGGCTATGAAAAAATTCCCAAATACTTGCACATGATGAGGGAAGCTAATCCAGGGTCACACACGTCTTGTGAAAGGGATTCTGAAGGGCGATTCAGATTCCTCTTCATCTCCTTTGGTCAGAGTCTTCGCGGTTTCTATGTTGCGATTCGGAAAGTTATTGTTGTGGATGGGACGTTCTTGAAGAGCAAATACAAAGGAGTATTACTGGTTGCTACTGCATTAGATGGAAACTCTAATTTATATCCAATTGCATTTGGAGTTGTCGACTCAGAGAATGACCTTGCGTGGAACTGGTTTATGAGACAACTTAATGCGGTCATTGCTGACGAGCATAGTTTAGCTTTTGTGTCTGATAGGAATTCCTCGATTGCTAAAGCTATTGCTAACGTGTACCCGCAAGCTCATCACGGAATTTGCATTCACCACTTGCTGAATAATGTCGTAACATATTTTAGTGGGAAAGGTGTGGCTGGTTTGGTTGCAAAGGCTTCTAAAGCTTATCGAGCTGCTGATTTTCGTAAGCTGTTCACTGCTATTTACTCTATTAGTCCTGAAATTGGAAATTATCTAATAGAAGCCGATGTGAGGAAGTGGGCTCGTTGTCAATTCACGGGTTACAGGTATGATATCAACACTACTAACCCTGCGGAGTCGATAAATTCTGCTTTGCGTACGCCTAGAGAGTTTCCAGTAATACCTCTAATGGACAGCATTAGGGAAATGATGACTCGATGGTTTTTCCAACGTAGAACTTTAAGTTCTAAGCACTCGAAGCCACTGACCATTGCTGTGGAGAAGAAGATAGACAAAAGGATTGAGAAGGGTAAAAAGTTTAAGGTCTTCCCGATTAACGATGACAGGTTTTTGGTTCAAGGTGACACTTTTGACTGCATGGTTGACTTGGTCAGACGCACGTGTTCTTGTGGGAAGTTTGACCTGATGAAAATCCCATGCAGGCACGCCATAAAAGCAGGCTTCAGTGTTGGAATACAAGCACACACACTCACATACGACATATACACTACTGCGTCATGGCGCACGGCTTATGAAGAAAGCATAAATCCTATTGGTGTCCCTGAACATGCTTGGACTGTTCCATCTCATGTGGAGCAGACGAAAGTCCTTCCTCCAGAGTCTATACGAGCTGCAGGTAGAAGAAAGAAACGCAGATACGAGACAGCCGAAGATAAGATCCGTTCGTCACAAGGAAATCAAGGCTCTAAAGGTCGCAAATGTAGCCGATGTGGGATTCGAGAGCACGATAGGAGAACATGTGATCGAGCAATATAG
- the LOC117126108 gene encoding uncharacterized protein At4g04775-like, which translates to MTNTKYHGAIPSRCWCGKKIVTYVSKTEENPYRRFFRCEIGLQRKKENHLFKWVDEALLDEIERMSEHQARVAEEIEDLRISMKKTVQEEVMNHKHSLDVGCVGTLFSLLCLWSKSD; encoded by the exons ATGACGAACACAAAATACCATGGAGCGATCCCTTCCAGATGCTGGTGTGGAAAGAAGATTGTCACTTATGTTTCAAAAACGGAAGAGAACCCATACAGACGATTCTTCAGATGTGAGATTGGTTTACAG agaaaaaaagaaaatcatctTTTTAAGTGGGTAGACGAGGCTCTGCTTGATGAGATTGAAAGGATGTCTGAGCATCAGGCAAGAGTTGCTGAGGAAATTGAAGATCTGAGAATTTCCATGAAGAAGACAGTGCAGGAAGAAGTTATGAACCATAAGCATTCGCTTGATGTAGGTTGCGTAGGAACCCTTTTCAGTTTGTTATGTCTTTGGTCCAAATCTGATTGA
- the LOC117126263 gene encoding uncharacterized protein LOC117126263 — MRCRNWKGSGKVSYQDITSLESHFDKGELFTFISSTGDFDVIADTEFLREDEKKDERVGRIVELINAKQDWTHFDWEVESLPAHMDLSDSEQDEPADVAEEPSAVAEEPTVVAGEPAVTAKRGKRKLIDPGAESRKKQLLCQRAAEHNSGVSSEMKTFIEGLFTAYFNSFKEVVQKDIHERFDNVANEVAQLKEQVSQLKGLSETVGKGNTSEILSPSATIGKDQGPSSHSTGPPAAKGKGKASANVDLPPVCRSPRPVREVTKK, encoded by the exons ATGAGATGTAGGAATTGGAAAGGTAGTGGTAAAGTATCCTACCAAGATATCACCAGCCTAGAGTCCCACTTTGATAAG GGAGAGCTGTTCACATTTATATCATCTACTGGTGATTTCGATGTGATTGCTGATACTGAGTTCCTTAGGGAAGATGAAAAGAAGGACGAAAGAGTTGGTCGTATTGTTGAATTGATCAATGCGAAACAAGACTGGACGCATTTCGATTGGGAAGTTGAGTCTTTGCCTGCACACATGGACCTTTCTGATTCAGAACAAGATGAACCGGCTGATGTTGCAGAAGAACCGTCAGCTGTTGCAGAGGAACCGACTGTAGTTGCAGGGGAACCGGCTGTTACTGCGAAAAGAGGCAAGCGCAAGCTAATTGATCCTGGTGCCGAGTCTCGAAAGAAGCAACTGCTTTGTCAACGTGCGGCTGAACACAACAGTGGGGTCTCTAGTGAAATGAAGACCTTCATAGAAGGTTTGTTCACCGCTTATTTCAACTCTTTTAAGGAAGTGGTGCAGAAGGACATACATGAGCGTTTTGACAACGTTGCCAATGAGGTGGCTCAACTCAAGGAACAAGTCTCTCAGCTTAAGGGTCTATCGGAAACAGTGGGAAAAGGCAACACATCTGAGATTCTCTCTCCTTCAGCAACAATTGGAAAAGACCAAGGACCATCATCTCATAGTACGGGTCCTCCCGCAGCAAAGGGAAAAGGCAAGGCATCTGCAAATGTGGATCTTCCTCCGGTTTGTCGTAGCCCTCGGCCAGTAAGAGAGGTAACCAAAAAATGA